In Deinococcus puniceus, one genomic interval encodes:
- the pelF gene encoding GT4 family glycosyltransferase PelF codes for MTLSSPHNPHQPLTVALYTEGTYPQAHGGVSVWVDQLVRGLTEHTFSVQAISGIPFARPALDMPSNVNFTQVPLWGPPSVTRTDRQREGAILSAYSDFLESLCTLDVNSFGVALRALSQQGAKGPLTGVLEGGRAARLTLDIWTAQARAQDEDRLPGRPRLPRPTVSDALDVQMWLEHALRPLAARPPEAEVGHAVSNGFAALLALNGLWTYGTPFLLTEHGIYLRERYLEFRHTSYTPGFKAMLLRFYRLLCSLAYREAALVLPGSHYNRRWEEELGAESEKIQCIYNGIDPSVFPEAESEPEGSVVSWVGRVDPLKDLETLIRAFDLVRRKIPHAQLRLFGGTPAGNEDYERHCRSVASGLHLDGNVTFEGRVADITDAYRAGQVVALTSVSEGFPYTVIEGMAMGRPPVATRVGGVPEAVGDAGLIVRPRDVMGVASALGRLLEDQPLRARLGRAARERVMEMFTLDGCLQAYCRAYPVALANAGGERL; via the coding sequence ATGACCCTCAGTTCACCCCACAATCCGCATCAGCCGTTGACCGTCGCGCTGTACACCGAAGGTACCTATCCTCAGGCGCACGGCGGCGTCAGCGTGTGGGTCGATCAATTGGTGCGGGGCCTCACCGAACACACCTTCTCGGTGCAGGCCATCAGCGGCATTCCGTTTGCACGTCCAGCACTCGACATGCCCAGCAATGTCAACTTTACGCAGGTTCCGCTGTGGGGGCCGCCCTCTGTGACCCGGACGGATCGGCAGCGAGAAGGAGCCATTTTGTCTGCGTACAGCGACTTCCTAGAGTCCCTGTGCACGCTTGATGTCAATAGCTTCGGCGTTGCCCTGCGCGCCCTGTCTCAGCAAGGGGCTAAAGGCCCGCTCACGGGTGTGCTGGAAGGGGGCCGCGCCGCCCGCCTCACGCTGGACATCTGGACGGCGCAGGCCCGCGCCCAGGATGAAGACCGCCTGCCGGGCCGTCCCCGCCTGCCGCGCCCCACCGTTTCCGACGCGCTCGACGTCCAGATGTGGCTGGAACACGCTCTTCGCCCACTGGCCGCCCGGCCACCCGAAGCCGAGGTCGGGCACGCGGTCAGCAACGGATTTGCCGCGCTGTTGGCCCTCAACGGCCTCTGGACATACGGCACACCCTTTTTGCTCACCGAACACGGCATCTACTTGCGCGAGCGCTACCTCGAATTCCGGCATACCTCCTATACCCCCGGCTTCAAAGCGATGCTGCTGCGCTTTTACCGCCTGCTGTGCAGCCTCGCCTACCGGGAAGCCGCGTTGGTGTTGCCCGGCTCCCATTACAACCGCCGCTGGGAAGAAGAACTGGGAGCCGAATCCGAGAAGATTCAGTGCATCTACAACGGCATCGACCCCAGCGTGTTCCCGGAGGCCGAGTCGGAACCGGAAGGGTCGGTGGTCAGTTGGGTAGGCCGCGTCGATCCCCTGAAAGACTTGGAAACCCTGATTCGCGCTTTCGATCTGGTGCGCCGCAAAATTCCGCACGCCCAACTGCGCCTGTTCGGGGGCACACCCGCCGGAAACGAGGATTATGAGCGCCATTGCCGCAGCGTAGCCTCGGGGCTGCATCTCGATGGCAACGTAACCTTCGAGGGCCGGGTAGCCGACATTACCGACGCTTACCGGGCCGGACAAGTCGTGGCCCTGACCAGCGTCAGCGAAGGCTTTCCCTACACGGTCATCGAGGGTATGGCGATGGGCCGCCCGCCTGTCGCGACCCGTGTGGGCGGCGTGCCTGAGGCAGTGGGCGACGCTGGCCTGATCGTGCGCCCCCGCGACGTGATGGGTGTGGCGAGTGCGCTAGGGCGCTTGCTGGAAGACCAGCCGTTGCGTGCCCGCCTAGGCCGCGCCGCCCGCGAGCGCGTCATGGAGATGTTTACCCTCGACGGCTGCCTGCAAGCGTACTGCCGCGCCTATCCGGTGGCTCTGGCCAATGCTGGGGGCGAGCGCCTGTGA
- a CDS encoding MOSC domain-containing protein: protein MTTSAFAPAHIVSVAASPTHGFSKQPVPSVHLLAGVGVQDDAHAGHTVKHRSRVAADPTQPNLRQVHLIHAELLDELNAAGFGLQPGDLGENVLTRGVDLLALPIGTRLHLGAEAVIKVTGLRNPCSQIENFRPGLLAAVLGRDEDGNLIRKAGIMGVVAVGGEIRQGDSVQIELPPLPHRALERV from the coding sequence ATGACAACCTCTGCTTTTGCCCCGGCCCATATCGTTTCGGTGGCGGCCAGCCCTACACACGGCTTCAGCAAACAGCCTGTGCCTAGCGTGCATCTGCTGGCCGGAGTGGGCGTGCAGGACGACGCGCACGCGGGCCACACCGTAAAACACCGTTCCCGCGTGGCCGCCGATCCCACCCAGCCCAACTTGCGCCAAGTCCACCTGATTCATGCCGAGTTGTTGGATGAATTGAACGCGGCAGGCTTCGGCCTTCAGCCCGGCGATCTGGGCGAAAATGTGCTGACACGCGGCGTAGACCTGCTGGCGCTTCCGATAGGCACGCGGCTGCATCTGGGCGCTGAGGCGGTGATCAAGGTCACAGGCTTACGGAATCCTTGCAGTCAGATCGAGAACTTTCGGCCCGGCTTGTTGGCGGCGGTGCTGGGGCGGGATGAGGACGGAAACCTGATTCGCAAGGCGGGAATTATGGGTGTGGTGGCAGTGGGCGGCGAGATACGACAGGGCGATTCCGTGCAAATAGAACTGCCGCCGCTGCCTCACCGGGCGCTGGAACGGGTCTGA
- a CDS encoding DUF58 domain-containing protein: protein MTLLLVALFWLALIALLVGALWLAYRRPPTVTLSRTLSTSAFAGGRIPLTVQARIANLLPVRVLIEDESPRTVVADTVPVLAGWVQGEAVHQVQTMLTLNRRGVFEWAGGTLRWADPLGLFWRTVPLNVPTRLEVYPGTHGLLLPDLLRPLLSEGAWSRTHGLEDPISLRGVRDYVPGDPPGRVHWRLTARTGNLTVREPERTDASSVTVYLDLSTGGDVYLESAVRLAASLVQESFTLDLPIAVASNAGATPIGRTPEAMRAALLRLAQATTDSTSPTIPPIRAGGNLIILTARAGSALIEQAMRARATASRVALIAIPDGFYLEPGENPRRQWVAAPDSIRELERQAGALAGAGVLVFVLRGNQSVLRLGG, encoded by the coding sequence ATGACCCTGCTGCTGGTCGCGCTGTTTTGGCTGGCCCTGATTGCCCTCTTGGTGGGTGCGCTTTGGCTGGCCTACCGCCGTCCACCCACCGTCACGCTGTCCCGCACGTTGTCCACTTCCGCCTTTGCGGGGGGCCGCATTCCACTGACCGTGCAGGCCAGAATAGCCAACCTCTTGCCTGTGCGCGTGCTGATCGAAGACGAATCTCCGCGTACCGTGGTGGCCGACACCGTGCCAGTTTTGGCAGGCTGGGTGCAGGGCGAGGCGGTGCATCAAGTCCAAACTATGCTGACGCTGAACCGCCGGGGCGTGTTCGAGTGGGCGGGCGGAACGCTGCGCTGGGCCGACCCGCTGGGGCTGTTCTGGCGCACTGTGCCCCTCAATGTTCCCACCAGATTAGAGGTCTATCCCGGCACACACGGCCTGCTGCTCCCTGACTTGTTGCGGCCTCTGCTCAGCGAGGGCGCGTGGTCTCGCACGCACGGTCTGGAAGACCCGATCAGCCTGCGCGGCGTGCGCGACTACGTTCCCGGCGACCCACCGGGCCGGGTGCATTGGCGGCTCACGGCCCGCACGGGCAACCTCACGGTGCGCGAGCCGGAGCGCACTGACGCCAGCAGCGTCACCGTTTACCTTGACCTCAGCACGGGCGGCGACGTGTATCTAGAGAGCGCCGTGCGTTTGGCGGCCAGCTTGGTGCAGGAATCGTTCACGCTCGACCTGCCAATTGCCGTTGCCTCCAACGCCGGGGCCACTCCCATAGGCCGTACCCCCGAAGCCATGCGGGCCGCGCTGTTGCGGTTGGCACAGGCGACAACTGATTCAACTTCGCCCACCATCCCGCCCATTCGCGCAGGCGGCAACCTGATCATTCTCACTGCCCGCGCCGGAAGCGCCCTGATTGAGCAGGCCATGCGTGCCCGCGCCACCGCCAGCCGGGTCGCCCTGATCGCCATTCCAGACGGCTTTTATCTGGAACCCGGAGAAAACCCACGCCGTCAGTGGGTGGCCGCCCCCGACTCTATCCGTGAGCTGGAGCGGCAGGCGGGCGCACTGGCCGGAGCAGGCGTGCTGGTGTTCGTGCTGCGCGGTAATCAGAGTGTGTTGCGGCTGGGCGGGTAG
- a CDS encoding DUF4129 domain-containing protein has translation MSAPNAMHDDQITPVEVPHAPAWQAYGAALLPLALLGVLPVWACLLLCLLFGLGVRSVLWHEGRLLISFLIVGAAIVGHLLGLGGLSVALNSGGLGNLLVLYLAGLLGVGGLSWGASLLEEGRRRGLFFVLAAGLVSPQPLLLLALAGGALMRPGLDDRRPGWLGREGAGWTGKNAAWLALPVALALALAVALPRPAPLWNTSSPPPVQAQAPAEVPPAEPSARPSTLAPLQPPAPRPRLITEDVIPAPPGELVLVAGILVLFALFLLLRVIPAQRGRPATLVEWLMGAGLVLTLVLLVALAFGGAPGQEAGTLPPAQAEALAPIEPDTREATPEERCLTSFLNLVLWAALLFYLAVFALLVHTALSLRGASRRDAQAALPTTPDAPDAAALHRVRVAYRNTETALTDAGRGRAAHETPQGYAARLAADLPTLAAPLNLLARVYAPVRYGGSVSLTDADAAEAAEGTIRAELPTLPPVASSDAAE, from the coding sequence ATGTCTGCCCCAAACGCCATGCACGACGATCAGATCACGCCGGTAGAAGTCCCCCATGCCCCAGCTTGGCAGGCCTACGGCGCGGCGCTGTTGCCCTTGGCCTTGCTGGGCGTGTTGCCCGTGTGGGCGTGCCTGCTCCTTTGCCTGCTGTTTGGGCTAGGCGTGCGCTCCGTGCTGTGGCATGAAGGCCGCCTGCTCATTTCGTTTCTGATCGTGGGCGCGGCCATCGTGGGCCATCTGCTGGGCCTCGGCGGTTTATCGGTGGCGCTGAATTCCGGCGGCTTGGGCAACCTGTTGGTGCTGTATCTGGCGGGGTTGCTGGGCGTAGGGGGCCTGTCGTGGGGCGCGTCCCTGCTGGAAGAAGGACGGCGCAGAGGACTCTTTTTTGTTCTCGCAGCGGGTCTGGTGTCGCCTCAGCCTTTGCTGCTGCTGGCGCTGGCAGGCGGGGCGCTGATGCGTCCGGGTTTGGATGACCGCAGACCGGGTTGGTTGGGCCGGGAAGGTGCGGGCTGGACGGGGAAGAATGCGGCTTGGCTGGCCTTACCGGTGGCCCTTGCGCTGGCTCTGGCTGTTGCGTTGCCCCGGCCCGCGCCGCTGTGGAATACGTCGTCTCCGCCGCCCGTGCAGGCCCAAGCTCCGGCTGAAGTTCCCCCCGCCGAACCCAGCGCCCGCCCCTCCACTTTGGCCCCCCTGCAACCCCCTGCCCCGCGCCCCCGCCTGATCACCGAAGATGTGATTCCCGCGCCGCCCGGTGAACTGGTGTTGGTGGCTGGAATCTTGGTTCTCTTTGCGCTCTTTCTGCTGCTGCGCGTCATTCCGGCCCAGCGCGGGCGGCCTGCAACGCTCGTGGAATGGCTGATGGGCGCGGGCCTCGTGCTGACACTGGTGCTGTTGGTGGCATTGGCCTTCGGTGGTGCGCCGGGTCAAGAGGCCGGAACGCTGCCCCCCGCACAGGCCGAGGCGTTGGCCCCAATCGAACCAGACACCCGTGAAGCTACCCCCGAAGAACGCTGCCTGACATCGTTTTTGAATCTGGTGCTGTGGGCAGCGCTGCTGTTTTATCTGGCGGTGTTCGCGCTGTTGGTTCACACGGCCCTCAGCTTGCGCGGGGCCAGTCGCCGCGATGCTCAGGCCGCCCTGCCTACCACACCAGATGCGCCCGATGCCGCCGCCCTGCACCGCGTCCGGGTGGCCTACCGCAATACCGAAACTGCGCTGACCGATGCAGGCCGGGGCCGTGCCGCACACGAGACGCCGCAGGGGTACGCCGCCCGCCTCGCCGCCGACTTGCCCACGCTGGCCGCCCCGCTGAATCTGCTGGCCCGCGTGTACGCCCCGGTGCGCTACGGAGGCTCGGTCAGCCTTACCGACGCCGACGCTGCCGAGGCCGCCGAAGGGACGATTCGAGCCGAACTGCCTACTTTGCCGCCCGTAGCTTCCTCCGACGCGGCAGAATGA
- a CDS encoding class I SAM-dependent methyltransferase — protein MTGTRKQKIRVSRGGPDKSAGRAAGTPSGTGSPSVPKSIHVVQRYSYFDARPAALAPRLDGLHAFTKPGVRGYPEVDGAQSLMVQTMRREKVRGDVLDLTAMGGLTGSLPGVTLRAVEGSAAALAALKAAGIEARAACPGDNLSAEWPTRAQTVALVLAGDRGTDYAMAQVGWAHACTPPGGTLYIAGDRDKGFDRYVRAAGAAFGTGETIGRDGGMRVAKLIRRPGQTPPLPAPETYEAYGVQVTGLPGVFSAGRLDKATTLFLAHLTAMVEAGTLNLAGKRVLDLGCGTGVIGAWAAKQGAEVTLVDGDLSSVRSAEATLHANTLTGECIHSDVDASLGQRTFDLILTNPPFHVGRGVVLDVAREFIQTAVRRLVPGGTLYLVANDPLPYEPTMQDVGPVRELLREGGFKVLAASKSA, from the coding sequence ATGACCGGCACACGCAAACAGAAAATCAGAGTCTCGCGGGGAGGCCCGGATAAATCGGCGGGCAGGGCGGCGGGCACGCCGTCTGGGACGGGCAGTCCTTCTGTGCCAAAAAGCATCCATGTGGTTCAGCGGTACAGTTACTTCGACGCACGCCCCGCTGCCCTCGCCCCTCGCCTAGACGGCCTGCACGCCTTTACCAAGCCCGGCGTGCGCGGCTACCCCGAAGTGGACGGGGCACAGTCCCTCATGGTGCAGACCATGCGCCGGGAAAAGGTGCGCGGCGACGTGCTTGACCTGACCGCGATGGGCGGCCTGACCGGATCGCTGCCGGGCGTGACTTTGCGGGCTGTGGAAGGTTCGGCAGCAGCACTGGCGGCCCTGAAAGCAGCGGGAATAGAGGCGCGGGCGGCCTGTCCGGGCGACAACCTGAGCGCCGAATGGCCCACGCGGGCACAGACGGTGGCACTCGTGCTGGCCGGAGACCGGGGCACCGACTACGCGATGGCGCAGGTGGGGTGGGCGCACGCCTGCACGCCCCCCGGCGGCACCTTGTATATCGCCGGAGACCGCGACAAGGGCTTTGACCGCTACGTGCGTGCAGCGGGCGCGGCGTTCGGTACAGGCGAAACCATTGGCCGCGACGGTGGAATGCGCGTGGCCAAACTGATCCGGCGGCCCGGCCAGACGCCGCCCTTGCCTGCCCCCGAAACCTACGAAGCCTACGGTGTTCAGGTGACGGGCCTGCCCGGAGTGTTCAGCGCCGGACGGCTGGACAAGGCCACGACGCTGTTTTTGGCCCACCTGACGGCGATGGTAGAGGCCGGAACCCTGAACTTGGCGGGCAAGCGCGTGCTGGATCTTGGTTGCGGCACAGGCGTGATCGGCGCGTGGGCGGCCAAGCAAGGGGCAGAAGTGACGCTGGTAGACGGTGACTTGTCCAGCGTGCGCAGCGCAGAAGCTACTTTGCACGCCAACACCCTGACAGGTGAGTGCATCCACTCCGATGTAGACGCCAGCTTGGGCCAGCGCACCTTCGATCTGATTCTTACCAATCCGCCCTTTCATGTGGGGCGCGGCGTGGTGTTGGACGTGGCCCGCGAGTTTATTCAGACTGCTGTGCGCCGCCTTGTGCCCGGTGGCACGCTGTATCTGGTTGCCAACGATCCTTTGCCCTACGAACCCACGATGCAGGACGTCGGCCCGGTGCGGGAACTCCTGCGGGAAGGTGGGTTTAAGGTGTTGGCGGCGAGTAAGTCAGCGTAG
- a CDS encoding AAA family ATPase, translated as MTAMTASQSPAPAFVGRVLDNVARVLVGKNDVTALALAGILAGGHILLEDAPGTGKTMLARALAASLGLPFSRVQFTPDLLPSDITGVSVYRPATGTFEFVPGPIFTGILLADEINRATPKTQSALLEAMGEGQVTESGVTHRLTAPFVVIATQNPVEHEGTYRLPEAQLDRFLLRLSVGYPTLEEEVRMLGRLQSLHPIHALEGVATPADLLAAQSAVRGVFVAEDLRRYISGLAARTRLHPMVALGGGPRASLGLQGVAQALAWMEGRTFVTPDDVQRAAPGVLAHRLSLRVEARLQGTPGEAVVADVLRAEPVPVEVQPVPDALAHS; from the coding sequence ATGACGGCCATGACTGCTTCTCAATCCCCCGCCCCAGCCTTTGTCGGGCGCGTGCTGGACAACGTGGCCCGCGTGCTGGTGGGCAAAAACGACGTGACCGCGCTGGCACTGGCTGGAATCTTGGCAGGCGGCCATATTCTGCTGGAAGACGCTCCCGGCACGGGCAAAACCATGCTGGCCCGTGCGCTGGCCGCCTCTCTGGGCTTGCCGTTTTCGCGGGTTCAATTCACGCCTGACCTTTTGCCCAGCGACATCACGGGCGTCAGCGTGTACCGTCCCGCCACCGGAACCTTCGAATTCGTGCCGGGGCCAATTTTCACGGGCATCCTGCTGGCCGACGAAATCAACCGCGCCACCCCCAAAACCCAGTCGGCATTGCTGGAGGCGATGGGGGAGGGCCAAGTGACCGAATCGGGCGTCACGCACCGCCTGACCGCGCCGTTTGTGGTCATTGCCACGCAAAATCCGGTAGAGCATGAGGGAACCTACCGCCTGCCCGAAGCGCAACTTGACCGCTTTCTGCTGCGGCTGTCGGTGGGCTACCCCACGCTGGAGGAAGAGGTGCGGATGCTGGGCCGCCTGCAATCCCTGCACCCGATTCATGCGCTGGAAGGGGTTGCCACGCCCGCCGATCTGCTGGCCGCTCAGAGTGCCGTGCGGGGCGTGTTCGTGGCCGAGGATCTTCGGCGGTATATCTCCGGGTTGGCGGCCCGCACCCGGCTGCATCCGATGGTGGCGCTGGGCGGCGGGCCGCGTGCCAGCCTCGGTTTGCAGGGCGTAGCGCAGGCGCTGGCGTGGATGGAAGGCCGGACATTTGTGACGCCCGACGATGTGCAGCGGGCCGCGCCGGGAGTGCTGGCCCACCGCCTGAGCCTGCGGGTAGAGGCGCGGCTTCAGGGGACGCCGGGAGAGGCGGTGGTGGCCGATGTCTTGCGGGCCGAACCCGTTCCGGTAGAAGTTCAGCCCGTGCCAGACGCTCTCGCCCATTCATGA
- a CDS encoding ribonuclease HII — MSSPVPSVTPDWAFEREHWRRGAFRVAGVDEAGRGAWAGPVTVAAVILPGLALEYPFRDSKQLTAAQRERYAAQVKEVALTWAVEHAWPDEIDRLNILGATHAAAARALARLAPAPQALITDYLKLRTPLPLTAPARADALSYTVAAASLLAKTERDRLMTELEAEYPGYGFAAHKGYGAPAHRAALEQLGVTPQHRRTFAPIARLLAQDGSGRLFGAASSEGLEEN, encoded by the coding sequence GTGTCTTCTCCCGTACCGTCCGTGACTCCCGATTGGGCCTTCGAGCGCGAGCATTGGCGGCGCGGCGCGTTCCGGGTAGCGGGCGTAGACGAGGCGGGGCGCGGGGCGTGGGCCGGGCCAGTTACGGTGGCGGCAGTCATTTTGCCCGGTCTGGCGCTGGAGTATCCGTTTAGGGACAGCAAGCAACTGACGGCGGCTCAGCGGGAACGGTACGCGGCGCAGGTGAAGGAAGTGGCCCTGACGTGGGCCGTAGAACACGCTTGGCCCGACGAAATAGACCGCCTGAACATTCTGGGAGCCACCCACGCCGCCGCCGCCCGTGCCCTCGCCCGCCTAGCTCCGGCCCCGCAAGCCCTGATCACCGACTACCTGAAACTCCGCACGCCCCTCCCGCTGACCGCCCCGGCGCGGGCCGACGCCCTGAGCTACACGGTGGCCGCCGCCAGTTTGCTGGCGAAAACCGAGCGTGACCGCCTGATGACGGAACTGGAGGCCGAGTATCCCGGCTACGGATTTGCCGCCCACAAGGGCTACGGCGCTCCCGCCCACCGCGCCGCTCTGGAGCAACTTGGGGTCACGCCTCAGCACCGCCGCACCTTCGCGCCCATCGCCCGCTTGCTGGCACAGGACGGATCGGGGAGGCTGTTCGGGGCCGCTTCCTCAGAAGGCCTTGAGGAAAACTAA
- the rpoD gene encoding RNA polymerase sigma factor RpoD, which translates to MADSTKPRTRSKVSAAATLAAPEESRIKTPDKPRTRTQPRTRAVMPDAESGAEAVPVAAEVAPAPAKAKPAPKKAAAPKTEAAIDADPDSAEATAADVAPAKPAPKKAAAKPKAAKAAPATTDDGAAEADAGSDAGAEADAPKPAAKAKAAPKTAAAKAPAKTAASKAAPKPAPSGKGSAADKPYHAHPSIQDMLKVGKAAGILSSEDIAAALSVALEASGLDPESPEAFEDMQLFIAGQGIEVQDVDEDDEDTDDEADEAEEGGPINRAAANTEDDEEKYFDDMPRAVSNDPVRQYLHEIGRVPLLTLEEEIALARRIEEGEAARKTLDEDLEMDDRGRRRLMRQTEDGANARQGLIEANLRLVVSIAKKYTGRGLGFLDLIQEGNQGLIRAVEKFEYRRRYKFSTYATWWIRQAINRAIADQARTIRIPVHMVETINKLTRTARQLQQELSREATHEEIAEAMGPGWDATKVEEVQKVSQEPVSLETPIGDEKDSFYGDFIPDENLDSPVDNAAKTLLSEELEKALSKLTEREALVLKFRKGLVDGREHTLEEVGQRFNVTRERIRQIENKALRKLKYHESRTRKLRDFLD; encoded by the coding sequence ATGGCAGATTCCACCAAACCCCGCACGCGCAGCAAGGTTTCCGCAGCGGCGACGCTTGCCGCCCCCGAAGAAAGCCGTATCAAGACCCCCGATAAGCCCCGCACCCGCACCCAGCCGCGCACCCGTGCCGTCATGCCTGATGCGGAGAGCGGCGCGGAGGCCGTGCCAGTTGCTGCTGAGGTTGCCCCAGCGCCCGCCAAGGCCAAGCCTGCCCCCAAAAAGGCCGCTGCACCCAAAACCGAGGCTGCCATAGACGCTGACCCGGACAGTGCCGAAGCAACCGCCGCCGACGTTGCCCCGGCCAAGCCCGCTCCCAAAAAGGCCGCAGCCAAGCCCAAAGCGGCCAAAGCGGCTCCCGCCACGACCGATGACGGCGCGGCAGAAGCTGACGCTGGCTCGGATGCTGGCGCAGAAGCGGACGCGCCCAAGCCTGCGGCCAAAGCCAAGGCTGCGCCCAAAACGGCTGCCGCCAAAGCCCCGGCCAAGACTGCGGCCAGCAAAGCGGCTCCCAAACCCGCGCCCAGCGGCAAGGGCAGCGCCGCCGACAAGCCCTACCACGCCCACCCCAGCATTCAGGACATGCTCAAAGTGGGCAAGGCGGCAGGCATTCTGTCCAGCGAGGACATCGCGGCGGCCCTGAGTGTGGCCCTCGAAGCCAGCGGCCTAGACCCCGAAAGCCCCGAAGCCTTTGAAGACATGCAGCTCTTTATTGCCGGACAGGGCATCGAAGTGCAGGACGTGGACGAGGACGACGAGGACACCGACGACGAGGCGGATGAGGCTGAAGAGGGTGGCCCGATCAACCGGGCGGCGGCCAACACCGAAGACGACGAAGAAAAATACTTCGACGACATGCCCCGCGCCGTCAGCAACGATCCCGTGCGCCAGTACTTGCACGAAATCGGGCGCGTGCCCCTGCTGACGCTGGAAGAAGAAATCGCGCTGGCCCGCCGCATTGAGGAAGGCGAGGCCGCCCGCAAGACGCTGGACGAAGACTTGGAGATGGATGACCGGGGCCGCCGCCGCCTGATGCGCCAAACAGAAGACGGCGCGAATGCCCGGCAGGGACTCATCGAAGCCAACTTGCGCCTTGTGGTCAGCATCGCCAAGAAGTACACCGGACGCGGCCTCGGCTTCCTTGACCTGATTCAGGAAGGCAACCAAGGCCTGATCCGCGCCGTCGAGAAGTTCGAATACCGCCGCCGCTACAAGTTTTCCACGTATGCGACGTGGTGGATTCGGCAGGCCATCAACCGCGCCATTGCCGATCAGGCCCGCACCATCCGCATTCCGGTGCACATGGTCGAAACCATCAACAAACTCACGCGCACGGCCCGGCAGCTTCAGCAGGAACTGAGCCGCGAAGCCACGCACGAAGAGATTGCCGAAGCGATGGGGCCGGGCTGGGACGCCACCAAAGTCGAGGAAGTGCAGAAGGTCAGTCAGGAGCCGGTGTCACTGGAAACCCCGATTGGCGACGAAAAAGACAGCTTCTACGGCGATTTCATTCCGGATGAGAATCTGGATTCGCCCGTGGACAACGCCGCCAAAACGCTGCTGAGCGAGGAGCTTGAGAAGGCCCTGAGCAAGCTGACCGAACGCGAAGCCCTCGTGCTGAAGTTCCGCAAAGGCCTCGTGGACGGGCGCGAGCATACGCTGGAAGAGGTGGGCCAACGCTTCAACGTGACCCGCGAACGCATCCGCCAGATTGAAAACAAGGCGTTGCGGAAGCTGAAGTACCACGAAAGCCGCACCCGCAAACTCCGCGACTTCTTGGACTGA
- a CDS encoding GNAT family N-acetyltransferase — MTEFQQPLSLGYHTDLAVRFHEGGSCEVLELADLGPVVRVATPSNPTFWWGNFLLMPRPPRVGELPAWLAAFRQAHPQARHVTFGLDTTDGEGGAQQEFVDAGFSLHRDTVLTTSQTVPPRTLNTDLNFRPLDATQDADWQAALGLRMAVNAADPEPHEAAGYQTFAARKLDAARAAQHRGRGAVFGAFGPTGQMYSGLGVFSADGAHRAGGVTRYQNVETHPETRSLGLAGTLVHRAGEWARTHLNAQTLVIVADPAYHAQRLYERAGFRPTEIQTAWERPPQEERSATESGSNPDSGRQAEP, encoded by the coding sequence ATGACCGAGTTTCAGCAACCTCTTTCTCTGGGCTACCACACCGATCTGGCCGTGCGGTTCCATGAGGGCGGTTCCTGCGAAGTGCTGGAACTGGCGGATCTGGGGCCAGTTGTTCGGGTCGCCACGCCCAGCAATCCTACGTTCTGGTGGGGCAACTTCTTGCTGATGCCCCGGCCTCCGCGTGTGGGCGAGTTGCCCGCTTGGTTAGCGGCGTTCCGGCAGGCGCACCCGCAGGCCCGGCACGTCACTTTCGGGCTGGATACCACCGATGGCGAGGGCGGCGCACAGCAGGAGTTCGTGGACGCCGGATTCAGCCTGCACCGCGATACTGTTCTGACCACGTCCCAGACCGTGCCGCCCCGTACCCTCAACACCGATCTGAACTTCCGGCCACTGGACGCCACGCAAGATGCCGACTGGCAAGCGGCTCTGGGCCTGCGGATGGCCGTGAACGCCGCCGATCCGGAACCGCACGAGGCGGCGGGCTATCAGACCTTTGCCGCTCGCAAGCTGGACGCGGCCCGCGCCGCCCAGCACCGGGGCCGGGGGGCCGTGTTCGGTGCGTTTGGCCCCACAGGTCAGATGTATTCGGGCTTGGGCGTGTTTTCGGCAGACGGGGCACACCGGGCGGGCGGCGTCACGCGCTACCAGAATGTCGAGACGCACCCGGAAACGCGCTCGCTGGGACTGGCGGGCACGCTGGTACACCGGGCAGGCGAGTGGGCACGCACCCACCTGAACGCCCAAACCTTGGTCATCGTGGCAGACCCGGCCTACCATGCCCAACGCCTGTACGAACGCGCCGGATTCCGGCCCACCGAGATTCAGACCGCTTGGGAGCGTCCGCCTCAAGAGGAAAGAAGCGCAACGGAGTCTGGCTCCAACCCGGATTCGGGCCGTCAAGCTGAGCCGTGA